The following are encoded together in the Portunus trituberculatus isolate SZX2019 chromosome 25, ASM1759143v1, whole genome shotgun sequence genome:
- the LOC123508853 gene encoding uncharacterized protein LOC123508853: MESSDGGAAAKGQKWLRPATDKEEYFEIGHRDNYGQTFFGIELTSCRPLGEDLVRRALVHLYWKVPVLRLCLGRRDGRLWLREMDSCVLDFKVVKDGVEGEEQQKLIEHMFNTAEGPMWCARFLPAVGGQGGALLMCIHHTATDGLSNLKICHCLHTILDDLTAERRVDDAEQLGDHAGDEEARLLYERERQRLLQDPELYKRRKEELMAATKIPPPILSVLSFPRNEVATTRSVKLVLDEPTTQAFRQVCKSEGVSVHSALTGVVNVAMLGILEALPNAPPDYNFVCSHDINLRRYYEGDTSRILGVHIATFSYKMSLITPKDVMHKFWSYVLEFHGRLHGDLKDRAPLQAVALRLMERSKDDNFKECFSSTAVPEYCYAISNTGDVTNTLPGNGDFVQVTNLTWCASLRRLVSLMCFNVHTFRGKLNINLAYSTHFMERDTAQQIVNNMQDVITSLLTKGPEGRE; encoded by the exons ATG GAGTCGAGCGATGGCGGGGCAGCGGCCAAGGGACAGAAATGGCTCCGACCTGCCACGGACAAGGAGGAGTACTTTGAAATAGGTCACCGAGACAACTACGGCCAAACTTTCTTTGGCATTGAGCTGACCTCCTGCAGGCCACTCGGGGAGGACTTAGTCAGACGTGCTCTGGTACATCTTTATTG GAAGGTGCCTGTGCTGCGGCTGTGCCTGGGGCGGCGAGATGGGAGGCTGTGGCTGCGGGAGATGGACAGCTGCGTTCTGGACTTCAAG GTAGTGAAGGAcggggtggagggggaggagcaaCAGAAATTGATAGAGCACATGTTCAACACTGCCGAGGGTCCCATGTGGTGTGCCAGGTTCCTGCCTGCGGTAGGAGGGCAGGGTGGCGCATTGCTGATGTGCATCCACCACACGGCAACTGACGGCCTCTCTAACCTCAAGATTTGCCACTGTTTGCATACCATTCTGGATGACTTGACTGCCGAGCGGCGCGTTGATGACGCGGAACAACTTGGCGACCACGCTGGGGACGAGGAGGCGCGGCTGCTGtacgagagggagagacagcggCTCTTACAGGATCCAGAATTGTATAAGAGACGCAAAGAGGAATTAATGGCGGCAACCAAAATCCCTCCTCCTATTttgtctgttctttctttcccaaGAAATGAAGTTGCCACAACACGCTCAGTCAAGCTGGTTTTGGACGAACCCACAACACAGGCCTTTCGTCAAGTGTGCAAGAGTGAGGGCGTCAGCGTGCACTCTGCCCTGACTGGTGTGGTGAATGTTGCTATGCTGGGGATCCTCGAGGCTCTGCCCAATGCACCTCCAGACTATAATTTTGTGTGTAGTCATGACATAAATTTGAGACGTTACTATGAGGGTGATACATCTCGCATCCTTGGAGTTCACATTGCAACATTCTCCTATAAAATGTCTCTCATAACTCCCAAAGACGTAATGCACAAGTTCTGGTCTTACGTTTTGGAGTTCCATGGAAGATTGCATGGAGATCTAAAGGACCGGGCACCGCTGCAGGCAGTCGCCCTCAGACTCATGGAGCGATCAAAAGATGATAACTTCAAGGAATGCTTCAGTAGCACAGCTGTCCCTGAGTACTGCTATGCAATATCCAACACTGGCGACGTGACCAATACACTTCCAGGTAATGGTGACTTCGTGCAGGTGACAAATCTAACATGGTGTGCGTCACTTCGAAGGCTGGTTTCCCTTATGTGCTTTAACGTTCACACTTTCCGGGGTAAGCTGAACATCAACCTTGCTTACTCGACACACTTCATGGAACGCGACACAGCACAACAGATAGTCAACAATATGCAAGACGTCATTACAAGTCTGTTAACGAAAGGCCCCGAGGGTAGGGAGTAA